In Serratia sp. FDAARGOS_506, a genomic segment contains:
- the slyA gene encoding transcriptional regulator SlyA: MESTLGSDLARLVRVWRALIDHRLKPLELTQTHWVTLHNINRLPPEQSQIQLAKAIGIEQPSLVRTLDQLEEKGLITRHTCANDRRAKRIKLTEAADPIIREVDSVITSTRSEILSGITADEVHLLVGLIGKLEQNITELQNK; the protein is encoded by the coding sequence GTGGAGTCAACATTAGGTTCAGATTTAGCACGATTAGTTCGTGTTTGGCGCGCGCTCATCGATCATCGGCTCAAGCCGTTGGAGCTGACCCAAACGCACTGGGTTACTTTGCACAATATCAATCGCTTGCCGCCGGAGCAGTCGCAAATCCAGCTGGCCAAAGCGATCGGTATCGAGCAACCGTCACTGGTTCGTACGCTGGACCAACTGGAGGAGAAGGGGCTGATCACGCGTCACACCTGTGCCAACGATCGCCGCGCGAAGCGCATCAAGCTGACCGAGGCGGCCGATCCGATCATCAGGGAAGTGGATAGCGTGATCACGTCTACACGTAGTGAGATTTTAAGCGGCATTACCGCCGACGAAGTGCATCTGTTGGTAGGGCTGATTGGCAAGTTAGAACAAAATATCACCGAACTGCAGAACAAATAA
- a CDS encoding glycine zipper 2TM domain-containing protein: protein MIKRLLVVAVAAVTLAGCANESMSGDVYSSSQAKQVQTVTYGTLVSVRPVKIQGGEGSNTMGMIGGAVIGGLLGNTVGGGTGRTLATAAGAIAGGAAGNSIGEVAGRTSGYELEIKTDQKENIVVVQKAGDTKFSPGQRVRMARMGDTITVSPL from the coding sequence ATGATCAAGCGTCTTCTCGTCGTTGCCGTCGCCGCCGTTACGCTGGCTGGCTGTGCCAATGAATCCATGTCCGGCGACGTCTACTCGTCCTCGCAGGCCAAGCAGGTGCAGACCGTCACCTACGGGACGCTGGTTTCCGTACGTCCGGTTAAAATTCAGGGCGGCGAAGGTTCCAACACCATGGGGATGATCGGCGGCGCGGTGATTGGCGGACTGTTGGGTAACACCGTTGGCGGCGGCACCGGCCGTACGCTGGCAACCGCAGCGGGCGCTATCGCCGGCGGCGCGGCAGGCAACAGCATCGGTGAAGTGGCCGGTCGTACCTCAGGCTACGAGCTGGAAATCAAAACCGACCAGAAAGAGAACATCGTGGTGGTGCAGAAAGCAGGCGACACCAAGTTCAGCCCGGGTCAGCGCGTACGTATGGCGCGCATGGGCGATACCATCACCGTATCTCCGCTGTAA